TTAGCTTGATCCATTTGCAGTACGGCTCCAATGTTACGGCCTATATCAATATCGGCAATATCAATCGAAAGGATTTCGAAAGCGGTTCCTGCATCTAACCCCTTATCGAGAACGGTTTTGGATATTTTATCGGGGTTTTCAAGCACTTCCTTGTGGCTAAGCGATGAACCTATGGCGGTAACAATACCCTCGCCAACACGGGCCAAAACGGTTTCCTCACCAGCTCCACCAACCAGCTGCTTGATGTTTGCCCTCACGGTAACACGGGCTTTGGTAATGAGCTGAATACCATCCTTTGCAACGGCGGTTACTGGGGGTGTGTTAATCACTTTTGGGTTTACCGACATCTGAACAGCTTCAAATACATCGCGGCCGGCAAGGTCAATGGCAGTGGCCATTTTAAAATCGAGTGGGATATTGGCCTTTTGTGCCGATACTAAGGCATGAACAACTTTGGAAACCCGACCACCAGCCAGGAAGTGAGCCTCCAACTCGTTACGGTTAAGGGTAAGTCCTGCCTTTGTCCCTTCAATCATGGCCTGAACTATTACTCGTGGCGGAACCTTACGCCAACGCATAAAAATAAGTTGCAGGAGCGATATCCTAACTCCTGATACCAGCGCTTGGAACCAAAGTCCAAGAGGTACAAAGTAAAAGATTATCCATAAGCCTACAACGCTCAGGGCAATAATCAGAAGTAGTGCACCAACTTCATTCATAGTTTAGAGTTATTTAGGTTTGACAATAATTTTATTGGTTTCAACATGTACTACAACAATGGGTGTGTTTGGGTTAATAAGTTCACCTATGGTTGAGGCCTCGACGGTTTTACCCTTAATGGAGGCTTTGCCCATTGGCGCAAGACGGCTGATTGTAACCCCTTCATCGCCCACCTGTATTTCGTTCTCTAGATCATCAACAGCTTTTGAGCTGATGCTAGTTTCGAGCGAAACACGTTTCCAGGTTCTAGCCCTTAGCGAAAAAACAAGAGTTGCAATTGATGCAATTGCTGTAAAAAGGAGCGTTAAATGTCCTGCTGTGGTTCCATGGTCGGCGTAGGCAGAGTAAACAGCGTATATAATGATTAAAAAACCACCAATGCCCGCAACTGTAACACCGGGAATCATAAAGAATTCCACCACCAGCAAAAACAGACCTAAAACGATAAGTGCAATAATCCAGAACATAGTTTAGCTATTAGTTTGATGCAATGGTAGCGCTAAGCCCTCGGCGATGCAACTCGTTCATCATACCCTCAAGCATTTCAAATTCACCATGCTTAATATCGCACTTACCTTTGAAATGGGTAATAAGGGCGCATTGCTCTGCCTGATGAGGATCGTGGTTACAAACCTCAACCAACGTATCAATTACAAAATCAAAGGTGTTAACATCGTCGTTGTGAAGGATTAAAATGTACTCAAGTTCTGCCGAAGGCAGAAGTTTTCCTTTACCTTGAACCTTTTCCTTAACTGCCATATCACGTAAACATTTAATAGGCTAATATAGCTATTTTATGGTGTAATATCAATAACAACCGCCTTGAGCATTCCGCTTGCAATCAGATTTTCCTTTACGCGGTTGGCCTCATCGATACTGTTAAAATTTCCAATGATGTAAATGTGATCGCCATTGGAATCAACCTTACGGGATAGCTCCTTTCCCTGCGAGAGGTTTCGAACAGTATTGATTTCCGAGTCGGTTAAAGGGGTTTTGTATCGTCCTACTTCTACTATGTACAAGCGGTTGTCAGTCTTTGACGGTTGAATCTGCTGTACTGCGTCCTCAAGTTGCTGAGCGCGTTGGGTTGTAATACGTGTCCCGTTGAGCCAGGCCACGATAAAAGCATCTTTGAAGCCCTTTTGCTTAACTGTAGCAAGCACCTTTTCCGCATCGGAGTAGCGGGTAAGGTTACCAATGTAGTAGCGAATGATGTTTCCGGTTTTATATCCGTAAACAGGAACCATACCCTTAAAGAATGAAGGTTTTTGTGGGGTGCTGAAAGCGCCAATCTGAATACGATAGATTACCCCACTGGGAAGTGGTTCATCAATGGGTATTGGCTTTTCGTCGGAATAGTAGGGTTTATCGGTAACGCCAAAGTCAGCGGGTATTTCGTCAATTATGGCAATGATTGGTGTGGCCTGTTTAATGGCCGGTTCACTTTTTAGCTTAGGGATGTCTACTGCAACCTCTTCCACGGTTTTGGTAGGTTTGGGTTCCTCCTGAGCTAGGTTTAGGCTTGATTGGCCAAAAATATTTCTTTCAAGCTTAATGACATTGCTTAGCAGCTGTTGTTCCATGAGGCGTAATCGCCAAATTTTTGCAAAGGCAAGGTCAAGCTGCATTAACCCTAAGTTCCTTAAGAGTGAGGCTTCAAAAACGCTTTCAACCTGGCCGGTTGAATCGAGGTTGTTAAGAATGGCCACTGCGGCCCTAAAGTTGTTTTGGGCATCGGTGGTTAGCTTTCGAACTTCGGTATCGCGGTTACCGCTTTTTACACGGGCCACTTCAATGCAATCGGAGTAAATTTGATATTTTTTATCCCAATACTTTTTAAAATGGTCGGAGTATTGTTTCATGGCTGCAACCAGCTGATTATATTCAGCTGCGCAAGCATTGTTATTGTTGTCATTAGCTGAGAGGCATCTATTGTAGGCCTCCCTCCTCTCAAGGGCTGAATTTCTGAAACGGGTAAGCTGTGGTGTTAACTTTTCGGCTTCGGCAAGTTTATTGATTTCGTCGGTGCGGAAAACGGTTGAGGCAAACTGTGCCTGATAGATAAAATCGGGGTTATCGGCAACAAACGAGGTGTTGCTTTCGTCCTTTGGTTTGCGCTTCCCGGTAAGGTATTCCTGTTCAATTTGGCTGGCACGGGCAAAAAGCAAATCGGCTTCCTTTTGGGCGGCAAGCATATCATCCTCAACCTTGGTTACCTGCTTTTCAAGCCTAACTCGCTGCTCGGCTGTAGTTACATAATCGAAACGGCCTCGCAAGTCCTCTAACTTAATTTTAAGCGAATCGGCAAGTTTTTGTGCAGCAAAGCCTTTGGCTAAAACACGACTATACTCGGGGTCGTTTTCTACGGAGTTGAACTTTGCCGGCTTTTTATTCTCAGCGGCTTCAGCCTTAGGTTTATCGGCTTCAACTTTTGAACTGGGTGCTTTAGGTGAGACACTAGGTTTTGACTCAAGAGGATTAAGCCTTGCTATTGAGAGCAATTCCTTGTAGCTGTTTGGAGTGCGTCGGGTAGGGTTGATGTCGTTTCGGATAAGGAAAACATTTAATGTATCGGGCATGCTTAGTCGGTTCGAGGTAAAGCATGCAAGTGTGTCGTTGTTACCAGTTAGGAATAAAAAATCATCGTACGTTGAGTTTACCGGAAAGCCTAAATTCTCAGGGGTACTCCACTGCTTTTTATCGGGGTTATAAACCGATTTGTAAATATCGTAGCCACCCATTCCGTAATGTCCCTTCGATGCAAAGTAAAGGGTAACGCCATCGGGCATAATAAATGGGTACTCCTCGTTCAACGAGGAATTGATAATATCGCCTAAATTCTCGGGCTTGCTCCACTTCCCGTTATCAAGTAGTTGAATGCGGAAAATATCGGTACCCCACGATGTAGACTTGCCATAGCTGGAGTAGTAAAGGTAATCGCCGGGTTTAATATTCTTGGGGTAAAACATTACAGTGGTGTAACCCATTTGCTTGTCGGTGGCAGTGCGAAGGTTTTCGGGGACTGGAGTAAAAGAACCTTCGGGCAATAGCGATGAGTAGTAGTTCAGAAAGTTACTGGGGCTAGCCTGTTTTCGGTCGAAAACAGTTGGGCTATAAACGTAACGGGTAAGGAAAGAGCCGTTCTCACATACAGTTACAAGTTTTTCAACTTCATCGAGTTTAATGTCGGGCGATCCTCCACTTACAACAAATCGGCGGTAGTAGTCAATGGCTTCGTTAAACTGGTACGACTGTCGCAAGGCTTCGGCAAGATAAAAGTAAACCATTGTATTGAGATCGGAAGTTGATGCATCCTTCAGGTATTTCAGCGCCATCTCTACATCTCTTGTCCCTTTAAGGTAACATACACCCAATGCATACTTTATTTCAGGATCGCGGGGAAATTGGTCAAGTAGTTCCTTGTATTTAGGGATTGCCTTAGCGTAACTTTTTGCATTTAGTAATGAGTCAGCCATAGCTCTCTGCATACCTCCGCTTTTTACTCCGATGCTATCTACCTGACACCACGATGAAACTGATGAAAAGAAAAATGGGAGTAAGGCTATAATTTTCAACAACTTCATAACTTCAATGCGTTGGAATATTTTAAGACATTCAAAAATAGTGTATTAAAGCCAAATTGAAAAATATTAATTAAAGTAGGGTATTTTTAAAAAGGGTTGTAACAAATGAAAAAGATAGTAACTTAACATAAAACTCCTAGCCATGAAAGTAAATCAAAGCATAGCTATAAGCGAGAACGGGTTTATATTCAACCCAATTACAGGAGACACATTCACACTTAACGATTCTGGCTTTCAAATTTTAACAATGCTAAAATCCGGAAAATCGCAAGATGAAATTAAGGATAAGTTGCTTTCAGAGTATGAAGTTGACGAGTTAGTCCTGGAAAGGTATTTACAGGATTTTATTAGCGATTTAAAGCGGAATAATTTACTACTTGAGGAGTAGGGCTATGGAACGTAAAAGAATAACAATAGCCATTACCGGCCTAAATAATATTGATAGTCCGGGGCCTGGTATGCCTGTAATTAGAGGCATAAAAGAGTCAACTGACTTTGATGCCAGAATAGTTGGGTTGGCATACGATCATCTAGAACCCGGAATCTACATGAAGGAATGGGTAGATAAAACCTACATGATTCCATACCCCTCGAAAGGAAAAGAGGCTTTATTTGAAAGAATCAAGGAAATCAATGCTAAAGAAAACATCGATCTGATAATTCCCAACTTTGATGCCGAACTTTTCTCGTTTATTAAGCTTGAAAATCAAATTAATCAGCTTGGTATTAAAACATTTCTTCCTACCCTGGAGCAGTTTGAGGAGCGGCATAAATCAAGCTTGCCAGAGTACGGTAAAAAGTATGGCGTAAATGTTCCAAAAAGCGAAGAGGCTTACAGTATGAATGACCTTGCAAATGTTTTACGTTCATACACTTACCCGGTAATGGTAAAGGGAAAATATTATGATGCCTACAAGGCATACTCTCAGGAACAGGCTCAAGCCTATTTTTCAAAGGTGTCAGCTAAGTGGGGGTATCCTGTAATTGTGCAGGAATTTGTTGAAGGAACCGAAGTGAACGTAATTACCCTTGGCGATGGGAATGGGCAGGTGATTTCAGCAGTTGCCATGCGTAAGCAGTATATTACAGACAAAGGCAAAGCCTGGGGAGGGGTAACCATCTCGGACGATTCAATGCTTGAGCTAACTCATAAAATCATTTCACAAACAAAGTGGAGGGGTGGCATGGAGCTGGAGCTTATTCGTACAGCCGATAACAAGCTATATATCCTTGAAATAAATCCTCGAATTCCGGCTTGGGTTTACCTTGCTGTTGGAGCCGGACAAAATTTACCCGAAGCATTAGTAAAACTTGCCATGGGAATGGATGTTAAGCCCTACACATCTTACGAAATTGGGAAAATGTTTATCCGTTACTCATGGGATATGATAGTAGATATTGACATGTTTTCAAAGCTGGTAACCAGTGGAGAATTGTAAAATACTAAAAGGTTAAACCAATGGAAAAGAAAAATTTTGAACGTCCAACCATCACAAAGCTAACGCCCGGAATTCCCTCAAAGCATGGCGTAGGCATTGCAGTAGCACCTGTGCAATTTATTGATGGTTTAAAAGTTGACGAACTAATTGAAAAGTATGGCTCCCCACTTTATATCTTTTCGGAATCAGTAATTCGCAAAAATGTTAATGATTTAAAACGCGCATTTAGCGTGCGTTACCCCAAAGTGCAAGTTGCTTGGAGCTATAAAACTAACTACCTGGATGCCATTTGCAGGATTTTTCATCAGGAAGGATCATGGGCCGAAGTGGTTTCGGGATTTGAATACGAAAAGGCTCGACTTAATGGCATTCCCGGTGAACATATTATTTTTAACGGCCCCGGAAAAACAGAGGCCGAACTTTTAAGGGCAGCCAAGGAGGGTGCTTACATTCACATTGATCATTTCGATGAGCTTTTCCTTCTTGCAAAGGTATGTCAAGCCAATAGTGTTAATGCCCGGGTTGCTATTAGGGTCAACATGGATGTAGGTATTTACCCCAAATGGGATAGGTTTGGGTTTAACTTTGAAAATGGCGAGGCTTGGGACGCAATTAACAGAATAATGGCAAATCCACAGCTTAAGTTAATGGGTTTGCACACCCATATCGGAACATATATAATGACAACCGATGCATACCGCATTGCTGCTGCAAAGCTGTCGGAACTAGCGGCCAGTATTGCGCAAAAGTTTAACCATTACATAGCATATATCGATATGGGTGGTGGTTTTGCATCGCGTAACACCCTGCGAGGTGCATACCTTTCCGGTGAAGATACAACCCCCTCGTTCGATGAGTATGCTGATGCCATAACCTCAGCAATTATCAACTCACAAATTAAACCCGATAAATTACCCACTGTAATTCTTGAAACAGGGAGAGCATTAATTGACGATGCCGGAAGTATAGCAGGTACAGTTATAGCAAATAAACGGCTTACCGATGGACGCAGGGCCTTAATTGTAGATGTTGGTGTTAACTTACTTTTTACATCGTTTTGGTACGACCACAAGATAAATCCT
This is a stretch of genomic DNA from Tenuifilum sp. 4138str. It encodes these proteins:
- the floA gene encoding flotillin-like protein FloA (flotillin-like protein involved in membrane lipid rafts), translating into MNEVGALLLIIALSVVGLWIIFYFVPLGLWFQALVSGVRISLLQLIFMRWRKVPPRVIVQAMIEGTKAGLTLNRNELEAHFLAGGRVSKVVHALVSAQKANIPLDFKMATAIDLAGRDVFEAVQMSVNPKVINTPPVTAVAKDGIQLITKARVTVRANIKQLVGGAGEETVLARVGEGIVTAIGSSLSHKEVLENPDKISKTVLDKGLDAGTAFEILSIDIADIDIGRNIGAVLQMDQANADKNIAQAKAEERRAMAVALEQEMKAKAQEARAKVIEAEAEIPKAIAEAFRSGNLGVMDYYRIKNIEADTNMRDNIAKSGNEPKKK
- a CDS encoding NfeD family protein — its product is MFWIIALIVLGLFLLVVEFFMIPGVTVAGIGGFLIIIYAVYSAYADHGTTAGHLTLLFTAIASIATLVFSLRARTWKRVSLETSISSKAVDDLENEIQVGDEGVTISRLAPMGKASIKGKTVEASTIGELINPNTPIVVVHVETNKIIVKPK
- a CDS encoding ATP-dependent Clp protease adaptor ClpS; translated protein: MAVKEKVQGKGKLLPSAELEYILILHNDDVNTFDFVIDTLVEVCNHDPHQAEQCALITHFKGKCDIKHGEFEMLEGMMNELHRRGLSATIASN
- a CDS encoding tetratricopeptide repeat protein, which codes for MKLLKIIALLPFFFSSVSSWCQVDSIGVKSGGMQRAMADSLLNAKSYAKAIPKYKELLDQFPRDPEIKYALGVCYLKGTRDVEMALKYLKDASTSDLNTMVYFYLAEALRQSYQFNEAIDYYRRFVVSGGSPDIKLDEVEKLVTVCENGSFLTRYVYSPTVFDRKQASPSNFLNYYSSLLPEGSFTPVPENLRTATDKQMGYTTVMFYPKNIKPGDYLYYSSYGKSTSWGTDIFRIQLLDNGKWSKPENLGDIINSSLNEEYPFIMPDGVTLYFASKGHYGMGGYDIYKSVYNPDKKQWSTPENLGFPVNSTYDDFLFLTGNNDTLACFTSNRLSMPDTLNVFLIRNDINPTRRTPNSYKELLSIARLNPLESKPSVSPKAPSSKVEADKPKAEAAENKKPAKFNSVENDPEYSRVLAKGFAAQKLADSLKIKLEDLRGRFDYVTTAEQRVRLEKQVTKVEDDMLAAQKEADLLFARASQIEQEYLTGKRKPKDESNTSFVADNPDFIYQAQFASTVFRTDEINKLAEAEKLTPQLTRFRNSALERREAYNRCLSANDNNNNACAAEYNQLVAAMKQYSDHFKKYWDKKYQIYSDCIEVARVKSGNRDTEVRKLTTDAQNNFRAAVAILNNLDSTGQVESVFEASLLRNLGLMQLDLAFAKIWRLRLMEQQLLSNVIKLERNIFGQSSLNLAQEEPKPTKTVEEVAVDIPKLKSEPAIKQATPIIAIIDEIPADFGVTDKPYYSDEKPIPIDEPLPSGVIYRIQIGAFSTPQKPSFFKGMVPVYGYKTGNIIRYYIGNLTRYSDAEKVLATVKQKGFKDAFIVAWLNGTRITTQRAQQLEDAVQQIQPSKTDNRLYIVEVGRYKTPLTDSEINTVRNLSQGKELSRKVDSNGDHIYIIGNFNSIDEANRVKENLIASGMLKAVVIDITP
- a CDS encoding HPr-rel-A system PqqD family peptide chaperone, with protein sequence MKVNQSIAISENGFIFNPITGDTFTLNDSGFQILTMLKSGKSQDEIKDKLLSEYEVDELVLERYLQDFISDLKRNNLLLEE
- a CDS encoding ATP-grasp domain-containing protein gives rise to the protein MERKRITIAITGLNNIDSPGPGMPVIRGIKESTDFDARIVGLAYDHLEPGIYMKEWVDKTYMIPYPSKGKEALFERIKEINAKENIDLIIPNFDAELFSFIKLENQINQLGIKTFLPTLEQFEERHKSSLPEYGKKYGVNVPKSEEAYSMNDLANVLRSYTYPVMVKGKYYDAYKAYSQEQAQAYFSKVSAKWGYPVIVQEFVEGTEVNVITLGDGNGQVISAVAMRKQYITDKGKAWGGVTISDDSMLELTHKIISQTKWRGGMELELIRTADNKLYILEINPRIPAWVYLAVGAGQNLPEALVKLAMGMDVKPYTSYEIGKMFIRYSWDMIVDIDMFSKLVTSGEL
- a CDS encoding alanine racemase; protein product: MEKKNFERPTITKLTPGIPSKHGVGIAVAPVQFIDGLKVDELIEKYGSPLYIFSESVIRKNVNDLKRAFSVRYPKVQVAWSYKTNYLDAICRIFHQEGSWAEVVSGFEYEKARLNGIPGEHIIFNGPGKTEAELLRAAKEGAYIHIDHFDELFLLAKVCQANSVNARVAIRVNMDVGIYPKWDRFGFNFENGEAWDAINRIMANPQLKLMGLHTHIGTYIMTTDAYRIAAAKLSELAASIAQKFNHYIAYIDMGGGFASRNTLRGAYLSGEDTTPSFDEYADAITSAIINSQIKPDKLPTVILETGRALIDDAGSIAGTVIANKRLTDGRRALIVDVGVNLLFTSFWYDHKINPTQSHSGLVEETVIYGPLCMNIDVLRPSIMFPPLKTGEHFLISRTGAYNNTQWLQFITTRPNVILIDTNRKTHIIRKAESIDSIVSNENIPDHLK